Proteins encoded together in one Pontiella desulfatans window:
- a CDS encoding sulfatase-like hydrolase/transferase codes for MKRTYRIMAMAASCLFVAGAHPVQAEQPNVVFIFADDMSYETIGAAGMLDIDTPNLDRLVENGASFTHAYNMGAWGGAVCAASRSMLNCGRFVWNAQAGVKTGVKEKSMWAQRMQAAGYQTYMTGKWHVPGAEAEDLFQTAKNVRGGMPSDFRSKGSADGTKPKGYGYGRPIDEEHYKKGWKPWDTTNGGFWEGGTHWSEVVANDSVEFLETAAKDDKPFFMYLAFNASHDPRQSPKEYIDRYPLDRIKLPENFLPQYPYADKVCGLGLRDEKLMPYPRTEYAVKVNRQEYFAIITHMDDQIGRIFEALEKTGKADNTYVVFTADHGLACGHHGFSGKQNMYDHSVRVPFLVVGPDVKPGVKIDAPIYLQDVMATSLEVAGAPLEGVDFKSLLPLLRGETTGHYPEIYGAYMNRQRMITKGDWKFISYPTANVERLFNLKKDPNELDDLAGNPEYAAKLKQMREALKKLSMELDDPLMKPSKGAAKMKKSK; via the coding sequence ATGAAAAGAACGTATCGAATCATGGCCATGGCGGCCTCATGCCTGTTTGTGGCCGGAGCACACCCGGTGCAAGCCGAGCAGCCGAATGTAGTCTTTATTTTTGCGGACGACATGAGTTACGAAACCATCGGTGCGGCCGGCATGCTGGACATTGATACGCCGAATCTCGATAGGCTGGTTGAAAACGGGGCCAGCTTTACGCACGCCTACAATATGGGCGCCTGGGGCGGGGCGGTCTGCGCGGCCAGCCGATCGATGCTCAATTGCGGACGCTTTGTCTGGAATGCCCAGGCGGGTGTAAAAACGGGCGTCAAAGAGAAAAGCATGTGGGCGCAGCGCATGCAGGCGGCGGGCTATCAAACCTATATGACCGGCAAGTGGCATGTTCCCGGCGCGGAGGCGGAGGATCTTTTCCAGACCGCCAAAAATGTCCGCGGCGGAATGCCAAGCGATTTCCGTAGCAAGGGATCGGCCGACGGCACCAAGCCCAAGGGTTACGGCTACGGCCGCCCGATCGATGAAGAGCACTACAAGAAGGGATGGAAACCCTGGGACACCACCAACGGCGGGTTCTGGGAAGGCGGCACGCACTGGAGCGAGGTGGTCGCCAACGACAGCGTGGAGTTTCTTGAAACGGCGGCGAAGGACGACAAACCCTTCTTTATGTATCTGGCCTTCAATGCATCGCACGACCCGCGTCAGTCGCCGAAGGAATACATCGACCGCTATCCGCTCGACCGCATCAAGCTGCCGGAAAACTTCCTGCCCCAATACCCGTATGCCGATAAGGTTTGCGGACTGGGGTTGCGCGATGAAAAGCTGATGCCCTATCCGCGCACCGAATATGCCGTGAAGGTCAATCGCCAGGAATATTTCGCCATCATCACCCACATGGACGATCAGATTGGCAGGATCTTCGAGGCGTTGGAAAAAACCGGCAAGGCCGACAACACCTATGTCGTCTTTACCGCCGACCATGGGTTGGCCTGTGGTCATCATGGTTTTAGCGGGAAACAAAACATGTACGACCACAGTGTGCGCGTGCCGTTTCTGGTCGTCGGACCGGATGTGAAGCCGGGGGTGAAAATCGATGCACCGATCTATCTGCAGGATGTGATGGCCACTTCGCTGGAGGTCGCCGGTGCACCGTTGGAAGGGGTTGATTTTAAAAGCCTGCTGCCGCTGCTGCGCGGGGAAACCACCGGGCACTATCCGGAAATCTACGGGGCCTATATGAACCGGCAGCGGATGATTACCAAAGGCGACTGGAAGTTTATTTCCTATCCCACCGCCAACGTCGAGCGCCTCTTCAACCTGAAGAAGGATCCGAACGAGCTGGACGACCTCGCCGGTAATCCGGAATACGCCGCCAAGCTGAAGCAGATGCGCGAAGCGCTTAAGAAATTGAGCATGGAGCTAGACGATCCGTTGATGAAGCCGTCCAAGGGCGCTGCCAAAATGAAGAAGTCGAAATAG
- a CDS encoding family 43 glycosylhydrolase has product MAIGLVAGVAATAQAEMKKVVVTHSELKGIGLEKGVMRRDPSDIIKVGDLYYVWYSKGTISPGYDATVWYATSLDGVNWTEKGESLAKGAPGSWEGASVFTPNILVAEGKYWLFYTGTSRSYHEKPFNPDSKIGIAVSDSPDGPWERLATNPALKNSDNPADFDSHLIDDACLVVREGKYWFYYKGRQLGKSPGQTQMGLAIADKPEGPYVRHPENPVIPGNHEVLVWPQGTGVAAMIGTTGPKDIINSILYSEDGVHFSKTHTVVKGPWAGGAYRPEAFTQSGTGDLPEWGVEIGRAKGKGNLPFIHRFDVEKGE; this is encoded by the coding sequence ATGGCAATCGGCCTGGTTGCGGGCGTGGCCGCAACGGCGCAGGCGGAGATGAAAAAGGTCGTGGTGACCCATTCCGAGCTGAAGGGCATCGGTTTGGAAAAGGGCGTCATGCGCCGGGACCCGAGCGACATTATCAAGGTGGGCGACCTCTACTATGTGTGGTATTCGAAGGGAACCATCTCTCCCGGCTACGATGCCACCGTTTGGTATGCGACTTCGTTGGATGGCGTGAACTGGACGGAAAAGGGGGAGTCGTTGGCCAAGGGCGCGCCGGGGAGCTGGGAAGGGGCCAGTGTGTTCACGCCGAACATTCTCGTGGCCGAAGGAAAATATTGGCTCTTCTATACCGGGACGTCCCGGTCATACCATGAAAAGCCCTTCAACCCGGATTCGAAGATCGGCATTGCCGTGTCGGACTCCCCCGACGGCCCGTGGGAGCGGCTCGCCACCAATCCGGCGTTGAAGAACAGCGACAATCCAGCGGACTTCGACAGCCACCTGATTGATGACGCCTGCTTGGTGGTCCGCGAAGGGAAATATTGGTTCTACTACAAAGGGCGTCAGTTGGGCAAAAGTCCCGGGCAGACCCAGATGGGGTTGGCCATTGCCGACAAACCCGAAGGCCCCTATGTGAGGCATCCGGAAAACCCGGTGATTCCCGGGAACCACGAAGTGCTGGTTTGGCCCCAGGGGACGGGCGTTGCCGCCATGATCGGCACCACCGGACCGAAGGATATCATCAATTCAATCCTCTATTCCGAAGACGGCGTACACTTCTCGAAGACCCACACCGTGGTCAAAGGCCCGTGGGCCGGCGGGGCCTACCGCCCCGAGGCGTTCACCCAGAGCGGAACCGGCGACCTTCCGGAGTGGGGCGTTGAGATTGGACGTGCGAAAGGAAAGGGCAACCTGCCTTTCATTCATAGGTTTGATGTAGAGAAAGGGGAATAA
- a CDS encoding sulfatase-like hydrolase/transferase, giving the protein MMIKLLIRTLAVGLASACLATPPNIVLILADDLGYGDVGCYGSKLGTPEIDRMARGGLRATDCLVAANVCGPSRAALLTGRYPMRCGHPISRHPFPKYEQYGIASEEVTLAELLKSAGYRTKMVGKWHLGFHVDGSHPLDAGFDEYLGLYSNYSTQKDRADERTIYRNREVLEKNVPFEKVTKLYTDEIVEFIKQDHDEPFFVYFAHHIAHDPILPSSAFKGTSGKQGGGVFGDFVKELDSSVGQVLAAVEEAGIATNTLVVFMSDNGPARHGSANPLRGGKYVTMEGGHRVPAIFSWPGHIPAGQVSDAMISSLDLLPLFCHVAGAELPKDRTLDGKNIIDLLTGKTTQSPHQYFYYYNGVNLQGVRNEQWKIHLPRTTADQPYWAKNGGGPRKPYLTLQEPLLFDLDADVGEEKNVLSTHPEVAAELMKEAERTRAELGDVDVAGSDQRPHGLVNPQDKGEGSVLNQVTAAAVAVAQPKQIRVACVGDSITYGFGIENRAKESYPAQLQTLLGDPYVVGNFGKNGATVLKKGHAPYWRAPQYKAALKFNPDVVVIKLGTNDTRPGNIGKNKAEFVPNYVELIRSFQRLDRKPTVWICYSSPIYSPHKEMTDAVLKNDIIPLVTEVSEQAGVKVIDLNTVLSNRSELFPDGLHPGPEGAGIIAKTVATVITRQVKK; this is encoded by the coding sequence ATGATGATTAAATTATTAATAAGGACCCTCGCGGTCGGCCTGGCTTCCGCCTGTTTGGCGACTCCGCCCAACATCGTCCTCATCTTGGCCGATGACTTAGGCTATGGCGATGTGGGCTGCTATGGCTCGAAGCTGGGTACCCCGGAGATCGACCGGATGGCCCGTGGTGGCTTGCGCGCGACCGATTGCCTGGTGGCGGCCAATGTGTGCGGCCCTTCGCGGGCGGCGTTGCTGACCGGGCGCTATCCCATGCGCTGCGGGCATCCGATTTCGCGGCACCCGTTCCCGAAATATGAGCAATACGGAATCGCTTCGGAAGAGGTCACCTTGGCGGAGTTGCTGAAGTCGGCCGGCTACCGCACAAAGATGGTTGGCAAGTGGCACCTCGGATTTCATGTGGACGGTTCCCATCCACTCGATGCCGGCTTCGATGAATACCTCGGGCTGTACAGCAATTACAGCACCCAAAAAGATCGAGCGGATGAACGCACGATCTACCGCAACCGCGAGGTGCTGGAAAAGAACGTTCCTTTTGAAAAGGTAACGAAGCTCTACACCGACGAGATCGTCGAATTTATCAAGCAGGATCACGACGAGCCGTTCTTTGTCTACTTTGCGCATCACATTGCCCACGATCCGATTTTGCCCAGCAGTGCCTTTAAAGGAACCTCCGGGAAGCAAGGCGGCGGAGTCTTCGGTGATTTCGTGAAGGAACTCGATTCCAGCGTCGGCCAAGTGCTGGCCGCCGTGGAGGAGGCCGGAATCGCCACCAACACGCTGGTGGTATTCATGTCGGACAACGGCCCCGCCCGGCACGGGTCGGCGAATCCGTTGCGCGGCGGAAAGTATGTCACCATGGAAGGCGGCCACCGGGTTCCGGCAATCTTCTCTTGGCCGGGGCATATTCCCGCCGGGCAGGTTTCGGACGCCATGATCTCCAGCTTGGACTTGCTCCCCTTGTTCTGCCATGTGGCGGGGGCCGAGCTACCGAAGGATCGCACGCTCGACGGGAAAAACATTATCGACCTGCTGACGGGGAAGACCACGCAAAGCCCGCATCAATATTTTTATTATTACAACGGGGTAAACCTGCAGGGCGTGCGCAACGAACAATGGAAAATTCATCTGCCGCGCACCACCGCCGATCAGCCCTACTGGGCAAAAAACGGGGGCGGGCCGCGGAAACCCTACCTCACGCTGCAAGAGCCGCTGCTGTTTGATCTCGATGCCGATGTCGGCGAGGAAAAGAATGTGCTTTCGACGCATCCGGAGGTCGCCGCCGAATTGATGAAGGAAGCGGAGCGCACCCGCGCCGAGCTCGGCGATGTCGATGTTGCCGGATCGGATCAGCGCCCCCATGGCCTGGTCAACCCTCAGGATAAAGGCGAGGGCTCGGTTTTGAATCAGGTAACTGCGGCGGCCGTTGCAGTTGCTCAGCCGAAACAGATCCGGGTTGCCTGCGTGGGGGATAGCATTACCTATGGGTTTGGGATCGAGAATCGAGCGAAGGAGAGCTATCCCGCCCAGCTTCAAACCCTGTTGGGCGATCCATACGTTGTCGGTAATTTTGGCAAAAACGGGGCGACGGTGTTGAAGAAGGGGCACGCCCCGTATTGGCGGGCACCGCAATATAAAGCGGCGCTCAAGTTCAACCCGGATGTAGTGGTCATCAAACTCGGAACGAATGATACCCGCCCTGGGAATATTGGGAAGAACAAGGCGGAGTTCGTTCCAAACTATGTAGAGTTGATTCGCAGTTTCCAACGATTGGATCGTAAACCAACCGTTTGGATTTGCTATTCTTCCCCCATTTATTCTCCGCATAAAGAAATGACGG
- a CDS encoding sulfatase family protein yields MHATGFLNTKVAKSAKDSGLRVLCGLLLIHSCFAASLSTRPNIVIVLTDDQGYADLGCFGGKQVKTPRIDRMAEEGAKLTSFYVAGSVCTPSRSALMTGCYPKRIGLAAGVFLAGDKNGLNPEETTLAEVLKTAGYKTAIFGKWHLGDQPDFLPTRQGFDEFFGLPYSHDIHPFHLNDKKHRFPPLPLMEMETVIEEEPDADYLTKRITGRAVEFIGKHKDEPFFLYIPHPIPHRPIHLSPPFMEPVPDAVKTKLKHETRIDYLTRDKIYNYAINEIDWSVGQILDALKQNGIDENTVVVFTSDNGPSVGSAAPLSGKKGSSFEGGMRVPTVIRWPGKIPAGQVNDELMTAMDLLPTFAKLAGAEIPTDRVIDGKDIFPVLTGGAESPHEAFFYYKGNDLKAVRSGQWKLHLGKAKGNGKGSRGKGSSSPMMALYDLDADMGEKQNVLASHPEVAERLLRCAETFQEELAQNSRPAGFMANAKPLTTRAN; encoded by the coding sequence ATGCATGCAACGGGTTTCTTAAACACAAAGGTCGCAAAGAGCGCGAAGGATTCAGGTCTTCGCGTTCTTTGCGGTCTTCTGTTAATCCATTCGTGTTTTGCTGCATCGCTCTCAACGCGTCCCAATATTGTCATCGTTCTAACCGACGACCAGGGCTATGCCGATCTGGGATGTTTCGGGGGAAAGCAGGTCAAGACTCCGCGCATCGACCGGATGGCGGAAGAGGGCGCGAAGCTGACGAGTTTCTATGTGGCGGGTTCGGTCTGCACACCGTCGCGCTCGGCCCTGATGACCGGGTGCTACCCGAAGCGCATCGGCCTGGCCGCCGGCGTCTTTCTCGCCGGGGATAAGAATGGCCTGAACCCGGAGGAAACCACCCTGGCCGAGGTGCTGAAAACGGCCGGTTATAAAACCGCTATCTTCGGCAAGTGGCACCTCGGTGACCAGCCGGACTTTTTGCCGACCCGCCAGGGCTTCGACGAATTCTTCGGCCTTCCCTACAGCCACGATATCCACCCGTTTCACCTGAATGACAAAAAGCATAGGTTCCCTCCGCTTCCCCTGATGGAAATGGAGACGGTGATTGAAGAGGAACCCGATGCGGACTATCTCACGAAGCGGATCACCGGGCGGGCCGTCGAATTCATCGGGAAGCATAAGGACGAACCGTTCTTCCTCTACATTCCGCATCCGATCCCGCATCGGCCCATCCATCTGTCGCCGCCTTTCATGGAGCCGGTGCCGGATGCGGTCAAAACCAAGCTTAAGCATGAAACGCGTATCGACTATTTAACGCGCGATAAAATCTACAACTATGCCATCAACGAGATCGACTGGTCGGTCGGGCAAATCCTGGATGCCCTGAAGCAGAACGGAATCGATGAAAACACCGTGGTGGTTTTCACGTCGGACAACGGGCCGTCGGTTGGAAGTGCGGCACCGCTGTCGGGCAAGAAGGGCAGTTCCTTCGAAGGCGGAATGCGGGTGCCGACCGTGATCCGCTGGCCCGGGAAAATCCCGGCGGGGCAGGTGAACGATGAACTGATGACGGCCATGGATCTGCTGCCGACGTTCGCCAAACTCGCCGGCGCCGAAATCCCGACGGACCGCGTGATCGATGGCAAGGATATCTTCCCCGTGTTGACCGGGGGTGCGGAAAGCCCCCACGAGGCCTTTTTCTATTACAAGGGGAATGACCTCAAGGCGGTTCGCTCAGGCCAATGGAAGCTGCATCTCGGCAAAGCAAAGGGCAACGGCAAGGGATCCCGGGGCAAGGGTTCGAGTTCCCCGATGATGGCGTTGTATGATTTGGATGCGGACATGGGCGAGAAGCAGAATGTTCTGGCGTCCCATCCCGAGGTTGCCGAGCGTCTTCTTAGGTGTGCGGAAACCTTTCAGGAAGAGCTGGCCCAAAACAGCCGTCCCGCCGGATTCATGGCCAATGCCAAACCCTTAACAACGAGAGCTAACTAA
- a CDS encoding DUF6786 family protein has product MKTMQMMAGLGGAALWLVSGCATTDTGGSGAFADDVAFMKQHTPIVLLKDGDAAVAVAPVYQGRVMTSTFDRQAGPSFGWINRPVIENGFLSEEEKKGRLEEHIYIFGGEERFWLGPEGGQYALFFKPGTQFEFSDWQTPAVIDTEAFEVVEQDDDSVTFKHRAELVNYGGAEFKVGIERTIELIDKDDAEEMLGVELGKGLRMVGYETDNRITNTGSNEWKPETGLLSIWMLGMYNPSPETTVVIPFKQGGEKELGPRVNDTYFGKVPPEYLRVEKQKLFFKGDGTRRGKIGISPQRSKGIAGSYDAAGQVLNIVTYNVQDAPNGFVNSMWEQQKEPYAGDVINSYNDGSPEPGVAPLGPFYELETSSPAAALKPGQTMRHVQRTFHIQGAEAELDPLARKLLGAKLDVIKSAF; this is encoded by the coding sequence ATGAAGACGATGCAAATGATGGCAGGATTGGGCGGCGCGGCTCTGTGGTTGGTTTCCGGTTGCGCAACGACGGACACCGGAGGAAGCGGCGCGTTTGCCGACGATGTGGCGTTCATGAAACAGCATACACCGATCGTCCTGTTGAAAGACGGCGATGCGGCGGTGGCGGTGGCGCCCGTTTACCAGGGGCGTGTGATGACCAGCACCTTCGACCGCCAGGCCGGTCCGAGCTTTGGCTGGATCAACCGCCCGGTCATCGAGAACGGATTCCTTTCGGAGGAAGAGAAGAAAGGCCGGCTCGAAGAGCACATCTATATCTTCGGTGGGGAGGAACGCTTTTGGCTCGGGCCGGAAGGTGGGCAGTACGCGCTCTTTTTCAAGCCGGGAACCCAATTTGAATTCTCCGATTGGCAGACACCAGCGGTTATTGATACCGAAGCGTTCGAGGTGGTCGAACAGGATGACGATTCCGTTACTTTCAAACACCGTGCTGAGCTGGTCAACTACGGCGGAGCCGAATTCAAGGTGGGCATCGAGCGCACCATAGAATTGATTGATAAGGACGATGCCGAGGAAATGCTGGGCGTTGAGCTTGGCAAGGGGCTGCGCATGGTCGGCTATGAAACGGATAACCGGATCACCAACACGGGGTCCAATGAATGGAAACCGGAAACCGGCTTGCTCTCGATCTGGATGCTGGGCATGTACAACCCGTCGCCCGAAACGACCGTCGTGATCCCGTTCAAACAGGGTGGCGAGAAGGAACTCGGCCCGAGAGTGAACGACACCTACTTCGGCAAGGTTCCGCCGGAATACCTGCGGGTCGAAAAGCAAAAACTGTTTTTCAAGGGCGACGGCACGCGGCGCGGCAAGATCGGCATCAGCCCGCAACGCTCCAAGGGCATTGCCGGCAGCTACGATGCCGCCGGGCAGGTGCTCAATATTGTCACCTACAACGTGCAGGACGCACCGAACGGTTTCGTTAACTCCATGTGGGAACAGCAGAAGGAACCCTATGCCGGCGACGTGATCAACTCCTACAACGACGGTTCGCCCGAGCCGGGCGTTGCTCCGTTGGGGCCGTTCTATGAACTCGAAACCTCTTCGCCCGCCGCCGCCCTTAAACCCGGCCAAACCATGCGGCACGTGCAGCGGACCTTCCATATCCAGGGGGCGGAAGCGGAGCTCGATCCACTTGCGCGCAAGTTGCTCGGCGCCAAGCTGGATGTCATTAAAAGCGCCTTTTAA